The genomic DNA TGTATATGGAATAGTTAAGTAGGAGGGAATCCCATTCATGGCAAAAACAGGAATGTACGTAGGCCTTGATATTGGAACGACATCTGTCAAAGTTGTCGTGGCTGAATATATCGACAGCCAAATGAATATTATTGGAGTAGGGAACGCAAAATCAGAAGGGATTAACCGAGGCATCATCGTTGATATCGATAAAACAGTACAAGCGATAAAGCGAGCAGTGCGTCAGGCAGAAGAAAAAGCCGGCATTCAAATCAAAAGTGTAAGCGTGGGTCTACCAGCAAACATGCTTGAAGTAGAAAACTGCCAAGGGATGATTGCAGTAAACGGAGATTCAAAAGAAATCACCGATGAAGATGTCCGCAATGTGGCTTCAGCTGCACTGGTTCGTTCAATACCTCCTGAACGTCAAATCGTGTCAATTTTACCACAGGACTTTACGGTAGATGGATTCGAAGGCATCAAAGATCCTCGTGGGATGATCGGTGTCAGATTAGAAATGTATGGTCTATTATTTACAGGACCAAAAACAATCATTCATAACATTCGTAAGTGTGTTGAGAATGCGGGATTGATCGTCAATGAATTAGTGATCACACCTTTAGCGTTGACTGAATCAATTCTTTCAGATGGAGAAAAAGATTTTGGTACAATCGTTATCGATATGGGTGGTGGACAAACAACAACAGCTGTCATGCATGACAAACAGTTGAAATTCACGAGCCTAGATCAAGAAGGTGGCGAATTTGTCACAAAAGATATCTCCATTGTTTTAAATACTTCCTTCAACAATGCAGAAGCATTAAAAATAAATTACGGGGATGCTTATCCAGAACGTACCTCAGAGCAAGAAGAATTTCCGGTAGATGTGATTGGCCAAACAGAACCTGTTCGAGTCGATGAACATTACCTATCAGAAGTGATCTCTGCTCGAATGGAACAAATCTTCAATAAAGCAAAAGAAGCATTAGATCAAATCGAAGCATTAGAGCTGCCTGGTGGTATCGTGTTAACTGGTGGGGCAGCAAGCCTTCCAGGTGTCGTTGATTTGGCACAGGAAATATTTGGCGTAAACGTGAAACTTTATGTACCAAATCAAATGGGTCTAAGAAATCCGGTATTTACAAACGTGATCAGTATCGTTGATTACTCTGCGAATTTAAGTGAAGTATACCAATTAGCTAAAATCGCTGTTATGGGGGAATCAGCACCTGTTCATTATACAACCAATGAGCCGGAAGCTCACACATCTTATGAACAATACGATGTGGCAGAAGAAACAACGTATAACGAAGAACCAGAAGAAAAAAATTCTGGCGAAAACGTAACAAGTAAAATCAAAGGATTTTTTACCAATATATTTGATTAATCATCGTGGGAGGAAAAAAACATGGAATTCTCAATTGATAATAACATCAATGACGGCGCAGTCATCAAAGTAATCGGCGTCGGTGGTGGAGGCGGAAACGCTGTAAACCGTATGATTGAAGAAAACGTTAAAGGTGTTGAGTTTATCACTGCCAACACAGACGTTCAAGCATTAAAAAATTCAAAAGCTGAAACAGTGATCCAATTAGGCCCTAAATACACACGTGGTTTAGGAGCAGGTTCACAACCAGAAGTTGGCCAAAAAGCAGCTGAAGAGAGTGAACAATCTTTACGTGAAGCATTAGAAGGCGCAGACATGATCTTCATCACTGCTGGTATGGGTGGTGGAACTGGTACTGGTGCTGCACCGATCGTTGCTGGAATTGCTAGAGAATTAGGCGCATTGACAGTAGGTGTTGTCACTCGTCCATTTACATTTGAAGGACCAAAACGTGGCCGTTTCGCTGCGGAAGGTATCGCACGTTTGAAAGAAAATGTTGATACATTATTGATTATCTCAAACAACCGTCTTCTTGAAGTCGTTGACAAAAAGACACCAATGCTTGAAGCATTCCGTGAGGCAGATAATGTCTTACGCCAAGGTGTGCAAGGTATCTCTGATCTAATCACTGCACCAGGTTACGTAAACTTGGATTTTGCTGATGTAAAAACAGTCATGGCAAACCAAGGTACTGCTTTGATGGGTATCGGAGTAGCAAGCGGTGAAGAACGCGTGATCGAAGCAACGAAGAAAGCAATCTCTTCTCCATTATTAGAAACATCGATCGATGGGGCAGAACAAGTCCTATTGAAC from Enterococcus mundtii includes the following:
- the ftsA gene encoding cell division protein FtsA, producing MAKTGMYVGLDIGTTSVKVVVAEYIDSQMNIIGVGNAKSEGINRGIIVDIDKTVQAIKRAVRQAEEKAGIQIKSVSVGLPANMLEVENCQGMIAVNGDSKEITDEDVRNVASAALVRSIPPERQIVSILPQDFTVDGFEGIKDPRGMIGVRLEMYGLLFTGPKTIIHNIRKCVENAGLIVNELVITPLALTESILSDGEKDFGTIVIDMGGGQTTTAVMHDKQLKFTSLDQEGGEFVTKDISIVLNTSFNNAEALKINYGDAYPERTSEQEEFPVDVIGQTEPVRVDEHYLSEVISARMEQIFNKAKEALDQIEALELPGGIVLTGGAASLPGVVDLAQEIFGVNVKLYVPNQMGLRNPVFTNVISIVDYSANLSEVYQLAKIAVMGESAPVHYTTNEPEAHTSYEQYDVAEETTYNEEPEEKNSGENVTSKIKGFFTNIFD
- the ftsZ gene encoding cell division protein FtsZ; translated protein: MEFSIDNNINDGAVIKVIGVGGGGGNAVNRMIEENVKGVEFITANTDVQALKNSKAETVIQLGPKYTRGLGAGSQPEVGQKAAEESEQSLREALEGADMIFITAGMGGGTGTGAAPIVAGIARELGALTVGVVTRPFTFEGPKRGRFAAEGIARLKENVDTLLIISNNRLLEVVDKKTPMLEAFREADNVLRQGVQGISDLITAPGYVNLDFADVKTVMANQGTALMGIGVASGEERVIEATKKAISSPLLETSIDGAEQVLLNITGGLDMTLFEAQDASDIVANAATGDVNIILGTSINEEMGDEIRVTVIATGIDETKKERKSSRPARQTSTQTQSSAQSNRLDMDQAKPITAEDESSFGDWDIRREQNVRPKVDESNYETIEKKEFDTFNREETKTKGDDELNTPPFFRRKK